A genomic window from Aythya fuligula isolate bAytFul2 chromosome 15, bAytFul2.pri, whole genome shotgun sequence includes:
- the C15H16orf72 gene encoding UPF0472 protein C16orf72 homolog, whose translation MEDKKEEGEAEIQEHGPEHWFSKWERQCLAEAEQEEALAPELQDEAAAQPEHKQQKLWHLFQNSATAVAQLYKDRVCQQPGLSLWVPFQNAATAVTNLYKESVDAHQRSFDVGIQIGYQRRNKDVLAWVKKRRRTIRREDLISFLCGKVPPPRNSRAPPRLTVVSPNRATSTETSSSVETDLQPFREAIALHGLSGAMASISVRSSTPGSPTHVSSGSNASRRRNGLHDVDLNTFISEEMALHLDNGGTRKRTSAQCGDVITDSPTHKRNRMI comes from the exons ATGGAGGACAAGAAGGAGGAGGGCGAGGCGGAGATCCAGGAGCACGGCCCCGAGCACTGGTTCAGCAAGTGGGAGCGGCAGTGCCTGGCCGAGGCCGAGCAGGAGGAGGCGCTGGCCCCGGAGCTGCAGGACGAGGCGGCGGCGCAGCCCgagcacaagcagcagaagCTCTGGCACCTCTTCCAGAACTCGGCCACCGCCGTGGCGCAGCTCTACAAGG acCGGGTGTGCCAGCAGCCGGGGCTCTCCCTCTGGGTCCCCTTCCAGAATGCAGCCACTGCGGTCACCAACCTCTACAAAG AGAGTGTGGATGCCCATCAGCGAAGCTTTGATGTAGGAATTCAGATTGGCTATCAGCGTCGGAATAAGGATGTGTTAGCGTGGGTTAAAAAACGCAGAAGAACTATTCGTAGAGAAGACTTGATCAGCTTCCTATGTGGAAAAGTTCCTCCTCCAAGAAATTCTAGAGCTCCCCCAAGACTGACTGTAGTATCCCCTAACCGAGCTACTTCCACAGAAACTAGCTCATCTGTAGAGACTGATTTGCAACCCTTCCGTGAAGCCATAGCTCTGCATG GTCTTAGTGGTGCAATGGCTAGTATAAGTGTTCGCTCAAGTACCCCAGGCTCTCCTACTCACGTGAGCAGTGGCTCCAATGCTAGTCGAAGGAGAAATGGACTCCATGATGTTGATTTGAACACTTTCATATCAGAAGAAATGGCACTCCACTTGGACAATGGTGGAACTAGAAAGCGTACCTCAGCCCAGTGTGGCGATGTCATTACAGACTCACCAACTCATAAACGCAACAGAATGATCTAA